The following are encoded together in the Falsiruegeria litorea R37 genome:
- a CDS encoding FadR/GntR family transcriptional regulator, with protein MKIDPNSSADLSVQIAQAIKDAIISGELIVDERLPSETELCDQFQVSRSTVREALKRLAAQSLIRTQRGASGGAFVNRLSFEDAYPQQVTTSTLLLSMNAVSFDTACEARFALERACAPLSAQRRTPDHLATMRAEIVRQSQPGLTDEAFCASDVAFHRALVDGASNPVLSYQLAGAVEAMQPLMNMITFTARSREEIVALHTRIADAIEGNDVTAADTALQELTAYTLTLKDNVMAARAARDKS; from the coding sequence GTGAAAATTGATCCCAACAGCTCGGCTGATCTTTCGGTCCAGATCGCACAAGCGATCAAAGATGCCATCATCAGTGGCGAGTTGATCGTGGATGAGAGGCTGCCGTCCGAGACTGAGCTGTGCGACCAGTTTCAAGTCTCTCGCTCGACCGTGCGCGAGGCCCTGAAACGTCTCGCAGCGCAGTCCCTGATCCGCACCCAACGCGGGGCGTCGGGGGGCGCATTCGTCAACCGGCTGAGCTTTGAGGACGCCTATCCGCAGCAAGTCACCACATCCACCCTGCTGCTCAGCATGAACGCGGTCAGCTTTGACACCGCCTGCGAGGCGCGCTTTGCTCTGGAACGTGCCTGCGCGCCGCTCTCTGCCCAACGTCGCACGCCCGATCATCTGGCAACCATGCGCGCCGAGATCGTGCGCCAAAGCCAACCGGGCCTGACGGACGAGGCATTCTGCGCCTCGGACGTGGCCTTTCACCGGGCGTTGGTGGACGGGGCCAGCAACCCGGTGCTGTCCTATCAACTGGCCGGCGCGGTCGAGGCGATGCAGCCGCTGATGAACATGATCACCTTCACCGCCCGCTCTCGCGAAGAGATCGTGGCCCTTCACACGCGTATTGCCGACGCGATCGAGGGAAACGATGTCACAGCCGCAGACACGGCCCTGCAAGAGCTCACCGCCTATACCCTGACGCTCAAGGACAACGTCATGGCGGCGCGTGCGGCACGCGACAAAAGCTGA
- a CDS encoding dimethylsulfoniopropionate demethylase, translating into MAIIMPSRRVRKTPFSPGVEAAGVKGYTVYNHMLLPTFFESVDADAAHLKQHVQVWDVAVERQVQIKGPDALRLMKMISPRDMDKMADDQCYYVPSVDHNGGMLNDPVSIKLADDHYWLSVADGDLWQYALGIAIALGLDVEVDEPDVSPLAVQGPKADDLMARVFGDVVRDIKFFRYKRLPFEGQEFVVARSGWSKQGGFEIYVEGTENGMPLWDALFAAGEDLNVRAGCPNNIERVESGLLSFGSDMRRENTPYECGLGRFCNSPEDYIGKAALAEQAKNGPPRQIRPIVIEGEIGACTGSWPLLVDGRQVGQVASAVFSPEFGVNVAIGMVDRSHWDAGTRMEIETEHGMRGAVVQEKFWR; encoded by the coding sequence ATGGCCATCATCATGCCATCGCGCCGCGTGCGCAAAACGCCGTTTTCACCTGGGGTCGAGGCGGCTGGGGTCAAGGGCTACACTGTCTATAATCATATGCTGCTGCCGACGTTCTTCGAAAGCGTCGATGCTGATGCCGCGCATCTGAAGCAGCATGTTCAGGTCTGGGATGTGGCCGTTGAACGCCAGGTGCAGATCAAGGGACCGGATGCGTTGCGGTTGATGAAGATGATCAGCCCGCGCGACATGGACAAGATGGCCGACGATCAGTGCTATTATGTCCCATCCGTTGATCACAACGGCGGCATGCTGAACGATCCGGTATCGATCAAGCTGGCCGACGACCACTATTGGCTTTCGGTCGCGGATGGGGATTTGTGGCAATATGCGCTTGGCATCGCCATCGCGCTTGGTCTGGATGTCGAAGTGGATGAGCCCGATGTCTCGCCACTAGCTGTTCAAGGCCCCAAAGCCGATGATCTGATGGCGCGGGTCTTTGGAGACGTGGTGCGTGACATCAAGTTCTTCCGCTACAAGCGTCTGCCGTTCGAGGGGCAGGAATTTGTCGTGGCGCGCTCGGGCTGGTCCAAGCAGGGCGGGTTCGAGATTTACGTTGAGGGCACGGAAAACGGCATGCCTTTGTGGGATGCGCTCTTTGCCGCTGGCGAGGATCTGAACGTGCGGGCAGGGTGCCCCAACAACATCGAGCGGGTCGAAAGTGGGTTGCTCAGCTTTGGCTCGGACATGCGGCGCGAGAATACGCCTTATGAATGCGGGCTTGGCCGGTTCTGCAACTCGCCCGAGGATTACATCGGCAAGGCCGCGCTGGCTGAGCAGGCCAAGAATGGCCCGCCACGTCAGATCCGGCCCATCGTGATCGAAGGTGAGATCGGGGCCTGCACCGGCTCCTGGCCGTTGCTGGTGGATGGTCGTCAAGTCGGGCAGGTGGCCTCGGCGGTGTTCAGCCCCGAGTTTGGTGTGAACGTGGCCATCGGTATGGTGGATCGCTCGCATTGGGATGCTGGAACCCGGATGGAGATCGAGACAGAACACGGGATGCGTGGGGCTGTGGTTCAGGAAAAGTTCTGGCGGTGA
- a CDS encoding DUF1326 domain-containing protein, whose amino-acid sequence MAVKRKPNADRLPVSQRIDSRMANPSRRDKTPTDWAIKGELILNCSCDVFCPCVVSLGAHPPTEGHCHAWMGIIIDEGHYEGEDLSGLNVGLLVDIPGRMGEGQWKVAAYVDENASGKAYNGLLEIFSGKAGGTTGLFTMLVSEIIGAERAPVVIERDGAKRRITIGRKIQGEIEMLGGLDPEHPVMVSNSKYWMGPDIIVARGTKSKVRDYGRVWDFGGKSAEICPINWSGAR is encoded by the coding sequence ATGGCAGTGAAACGTAAGCCCAATGCCGACCGCCTGCCGGTCAGCCAACGGATCGACAGCCGCATGGCCAATCCCAGCCGCCGCGATAAGACGCCCACCGATTGGGCGATCAAAGGCGAGCTGATCTTGAACTGTTCCTGCGATGTGTTCTGTCCTTGCGTGGTCTCGCTGGGTGCGCACCCTCCGACCGAGGGACATTGCCACGCCTGGATGGGGATCATCATCGACGAAGGGCATTACGAGGGCGAGGATCTGTCGGGCCTGAACGTGGGTCTGTTGGTCGACATCCCCGGTCGCATGGGAGAAGGCCAGTGGAAGGTTGCGGCCTATGTGGACGAAAACGCCAGCGGCAAAGCCTATAACGGTCTGCTTGAGATCTTTTCGGGCAAGGCGGGGGGCACCACCGGTCTGTTCACCATGTTGGTGAGCGAGATCATCGGAGCCGAGCGCGCACCGGTTGTCATCGAACGCGACGGTGCAAAGCGCCGCATTACCATCGGACGCAAGATCCAGGGTGAGATCGAGATGCTGGGTGGGTTGGATCCTGAACACCCGGTCATGGTGAGCAACTCCAAATACTGGATGGGGCCCGATATCATCGTCGCCCGCGGTACCAAATCCAAGGTGCGCGACTATGGCCGCGTTTGGGATTTTGGCGGCAAATCGGCCGAGATCTGCCCGATCAACTGGAGCGGCGCCCGCTGA
- a CDS encoding DUF2182 domain-containing protein: MSRLSVRSLFWLGFYATILWAWWFLYTMAMDMDLDLIGRPGPMGQMMRQMDPRMDMYMPMAEFGPLFWMWGIMMAAMMLPTLVPTLRSYEDLMRSANGTRAGWFGVLLGYFLIWLGFAAAITGVQLALLFGGAVDMLGIAKSPWLSAGLLIAVGAFQFTRAKEVCHGVCHAPMMYFIGNWRTGFGGGLRMGLGLGAFCAVCCWGFMALGFVGGVMSLLWMGLATFFMVLEKLPQIGHRVTKPLGVLLIVSGLALLVYVYVIGG; encoded by the coding sequence GTGAGCCGTCTGTCCGTCAGATCACTTTTTTGGCTTGGCTTCTACGCCACCATCCTGTGGGCGTGGTGGTTCCTGTATACCATGGCGATGGACATGGACCTGGATCTGATCGGCCGTCCGGGGCCCATGGGCCAGATGATGCGCCAGATGGATCCGCGCATGGACATGTATATGCCCATGGCAGAATTTGGCCCCTTGTTCTGGATGTGGGGCATCATGATGGCGGCGATGATGCTGCCTACCTTGGTGCCGACACTGCGCAGCTATGAGGACCTGATGCGTTCAGCCAATGGCACGCGGGCAGGGTGGTTTGGTGTCCTTTTGGGATACTTCTTGATCTGGCTTGGGTTTGCCGCCGCCATCACCGGCGTGCAACTGGCGCTGCTGTTTGGCGGTGCGGTGGACATGCTGGGCATCGCAAAATCTCCTTGGCTGTCAGCCGGGCTTTTGATCGCGGTTGGCGCGTTTCAGTTCACCCGCGCCAAAGAAGTCTGCCATGGCGTCTGTCACGCGCCGATGATGTATTTCATCGGTAACTGGCGCACCGGCTTTGGCGGCGGTCTGCGCATGGGCCTGGGTCTGGGCGCATTCTGTGCTGTCTGCTGCTGGGGGTTCATGGCGCTTGGCTTTGTCGGCGGTGTCATGAGCCTGCTGTGGATGGGCCTCGCCACCTTTTTCATGGTTCTGGAAAAACTACCGCAAATCGGCCACCGTGTGACCAAACCCCTGGGCGTTCTGCTGATCGTCTCGGGTCTGGCCTTGCTGGTCTATGTATATGTAATTGGAGGATAA